From a single Vibrio sp. BS-M-Sm-2 genomic region:
- a CDS encoding DUF2999 family protein produces MNPILAMLKENNISDEQISELFKTLTENPLAAMATISQLGLPQDKLQMLMGQVMQNPALIKEAVEELGLDFSKVEAAKEQLQK; encoded by the coding sequence ATGAACCCGATTTTAGCAATGTTGAAAGAGAACAATATTAGCGACGAGCAGATCAGCGAGCTATTCAAAACGTTGACAGAGAACCCTCTTGCAGCAATGGCGACAATCAGCCAACTTGGTTTACCACAAGATAAGCTTCAAATGCTGATGGGTCAGGTAATGCAAAACCCTGCGCTAATCAAAGAAGCAGTTGAAGAGCTTGGCCTAGATTTTTCTAAGGTTGAAGCCGCTAAAGAGCAACTTCAAAAATAA
- a CDS encoding amidohydrolase family protein, with translation MKHKSLKLSVVAISCSLAFSANAASTLFTNVDIFNGTENKLYEDHNVLVVDNKIEKISKSAIDAADATVVDGQGKTMIPGLIDMHSHLCIQEGMLVGKQGYDQMAMGARTYVSMNQYLEQGFTTARDAGCNILGVAKAVNNGLIDGPRIYPSGGFLSQTGGHADTGNFNDQPGAVDDLERHGFGYIVDGKTEVRRAARQNLRAGATQIKVMAGGGVASEFDPIHMTQMSVEELETAVEVAKDYGTYVTVHAYHDRSVNRAIDAGVRTIEHNFLVSEDTIKRMKKEGVALSAQAVMSLKAFAEPESITFFSPDQKAKASKVYEGALQMFKWAKKHDILVVTGGDMFGPAYNMAQAENMTYMQKAGFTPFDIMKMGTSNAAEVLSWSGGMNPYKYGSLGKIEAGAYADLILVDGNPLDDIEILNQYEEKFQYIMKDGKVYKDTL, from the coding sequence ATGAAACATAAGAGTCTTAAACTGTCAGTTGTCGCAATATCATGCTCACTCGCCTTTTCAGCGAATGCCGCGTCTACCCTTTTTACCAATGTTGACATCTTTAATGGAACTGAAAACAAGCTCTATGAAGACCACAATGTACTCGTGGTTGATAACAAAATAGAGAAGATATCTAAATCTGCGATTGACGCAGCTGATGCAACTGTCGTGGATGGACAAGGTAAAACGATGATTCCTGGGCTTATCGACATGCACTCGCACTTGTGTATCCAAGAAGGCATGTTAGTAGGTAAGCAGGGATATGACCAAATGGCAATGGGTGCCAGAACCTACGTATCAATGAATCAATATCTAGAGCAAGGCTTTACGACGGCTCGTGATGCTGGCTGTAACATCTTAGGCGTAGCAAAAGCGGTTAATAATGGATTGATTGATGGACCTAGAATCTACCCATCAGGTGGCTTCCTAAGCCAAACAGGTGGCCATGCAGACACGGGGAACTTTAATGACCAGCCTGGAGCAGTTGATGATCTAGAACGCCATGGTTTTGGTTATATCGTTGATGGTAAAACGGAAGTCCGTCGCGCGGCACGCCAGAACCTAAGAGCAGGTGCAACCCAAATTAAAGTCATGGCAGGTGGCGGTGTTGCTAGTGAATTTGACCCTATCCACATGACCCAAATGTCAGTAGAAGAGCTAGAGACAGCAGTAGAAGTTGCTAAAGATTATGGCACTTATGTAACCGTACACGCGTATCACGATCGCTCTGTTAACCGTGCTATCGATGCAGGTGTTCGTACTATCGAGCATAACTTCTTGGTATCGGAAGATACAATCAAACGTATGAAAAAAGAAGGCGTTGCACTATCAGCACAAGCGGTAATGTCACTCAAAGCTTTTGCTGAACCAGAATCAATCACTTTCTTTAGTCCAGATCAGAAAGCAAAAGCTTCTAAAGTTTACGAAGGTGCATTACAGATGTTCAAGTGGGCTAAGAAGCACGACATTCTTGTAGTAACCGGTGGTGATATGTTTGGGCCTGCCTATAACATGGCACAGGCTGAGAACATGACCTACATGCAAAAAGCAGGATTCACGCCATTTGATATAATGAAAATGGGAACCTCTAATGCGGCTGAAGTATTAAGCTGGAGTGGCGGTATGAACCCTTATAAATATGGCTCATTAGGTAAGATTGAAGCAGGAGCTTATGCCGACTTGATTCTTGTTGATGGTAATCCACTTGATGACATTGAAATTCTGAATCAATACGAAGAGAAATTCCAATACATCATGAAAGACGGGAAAGTTTACAAAGACACCCTATAA
- a CDS encoding AraC family transcriptional regulator, whose amino-acid sequence MKSSLSIRSYTKQFNTHAHDDHHQLVLPIQGSINIEMVGYAGKVAVGECVVIPVTTAHAFKADEAARFIVADMAELPQHLLEHELSVFTITPPLMSFLLFVEKQLEYQVDSGIESSILDVFSLLLEQQQVSKSIDPRIRAVQRLIADNYTQPLSISQLAETACLSPTQFKKRFKECLGISALKYITRYRMEKAQALLTHTDLPVQLIAENVGYSDVSAFSRRFSQHFGMSPRAFLGSMKDSL is encoded by the coding sequence ATGAAATCTAGCTTAAGCATTCGATCTTATACCAAGCAATTTAATACCCATGCCCATGATGACCATCATCAATTGGTATTGCCGATCCAAGGCAGTATTAATATCGAAATGGTGGGGTATGCCGGCAAAGTGGCGGTGGGCGAATGCGTGGTGATTCCAGTAACCACCGCGCATGCGTTTAAGGCGGATGAAGCAGCGCGGTTTATTGTCGCGGATATGGCGGAGTTGCCGCAGCATTTGTTAGAGCATGAGCTTTCGGTTTTCACGATAACGCCACCTTTGATGAGCTTCTTGTTGTTTGTAGAGAAGCAGTTGGAATATCAGGTCGATAGCGGTATTGAGTCATCAATTTTGGATGTGTTTTCACTGCTGTTAGAGCAACAACAAGTGAGCAAGAGCATCGACCCAAGAATCCGCGCCGTACAAAGGCTGATAGCGGATAATTACACGCAGCCGTTATCCATTTCACAACTTGCAGAAACGGCCTGTTTGAGTCCTACTCAATTCAAAAAACGCTTCAAAGAATGCCTGGGTATCAGTGCCCTTAAATACATCACTCGATATCGTATGGAGAAAGCTCAAGCCTTGTTAACCCACACAGATTTACCTGTTCAATTGATCGCTGAAAATGTGGGATATAGTGATGTTTCTGCTTTCAGTCGCCGCTTCTCTCAGCACTTTGGAATGTCTCCAAGGGCGTTTCTAGGCTCAATGAAAGACAGTCTTTAG
- the acs gene encoding acetate--CoA ligase — protein sequence MNSEYVYPVKEHIKLNSHADNDSYLAMYQQSVATPTKFWGEHGKIVDWIKPFTQVQNTSFEAEQIDIRWFEDGTLNVSANCIDRHLAERGDEVAIVWEGDDPADNKALTFNELHKEVCQFSNVLKDQGIRKGDVVCVYMPMVLEAAIAMLACTRVGAIHTVVFAGFSPDALAGRIIDSDAKMVITADEGLRGGRVVPLKKNVDEALTNLEVTNIEKVIVVKRIGSNIHWSESRDVWWHEAMAVVSDVCPPEEMKAEDPLFILYTSGSTGKPKGVLHTTGGYLVYVTMTFKYVFDYQKGETFWCTADIGWITGHSYLIYGPLSNGAKTLLFEGVPNYPTTTRMSEIVDKHQVNILYTAPTAIRALMAKGYEAVAGTSRSSLRIMGSVGEPINPEAWRWYYKVIGNEKSPIVDTWWQTETGGILIAPLPGATDLKPGSATRPFFGVRPALVDSEGNLIQGSPAEGKLVILDSWPGQIRTVYGDHKRFEQTYFSAFQGMYFTGDGARRDKDGYYWITGRVDDVLNVSGHRMGTAEIESALVAHHKVAEAAVVGIPHSLKGQAVYAYVILNDNEASSTELKKELKNWVRKEIGPIATPEVVHWTDSLPKTRSGKIMRRILREIATGDTSNLGDITTLADPSVVGKLTAKS from the coding sequence ATGAATTCAGAATACGTTTACCCAGTAAAAGAGCATATTAAACTCAATAGTCATGCAGACAATGACAGTTATCTAGCCATGTACCAACAATCAGTGGCAACGCCAACGAAATTCTGGGGGGAGCATGGCAAAATAGTGGACTGGATCAAACCATTCACTCAGGTTCAAAATACTTCATTTGAAGCTGAACAAATAGATATTCGTTGGTTTGAGGACGGCACGCTTAATGTCTCGGCTAACTGTATTGATCGCCACCTAGCAGAGCGAGGAGATGAAGTAGCCATTGTTTGGGAAGGAGATGATCCGGCAGATAATAAAGCCCTTACTTTTAACGAACTACACAAAGAAGTGTGTCAGTTCTCTAACGTTTTAAAAGACCAAGGTATACGAAAAGGTGATGTGGTGTGTGTTTACATGCCGATGGTGCTTGAAGCTGCTATCGCGATGCTTGCCTGTACACGAGTAGGGGCTATTCATACTGTCGTATTTGCAGGGTTCTCACCAGACGCATTAGCAGGTCGTATTATCGATTCAGATGCGAAAATGGTCATTACTGCAGACGAAGGTTTGCGTGGGGGCCGTGTAGTACCATTGAAGAAGAATGTGGATGAAGCACTCACTAATTTGGAAGTGACAAACATTGAGAAAGTGATAGTAGTAAAACGTATCGGCAGTAATATCCATTGGAGCGAGTCTCGTGATGTTTGGTGGCACGAAGCGATGGCGGTTGTTTCAGACGTTTGTCCACCAGAGGAGATGAAAGCCGAAGATCCATTATTTATTCTCTATACATCAGGATCAACAGGTAAACCCAAAGGTGTATTACACACTACCGGTGGTTACTTAGTTTATGTAACTATGACCTTTAAATACGTATTCGATTACCAGAAAGGTGAGACTTTTTGGTGTACTGCGGATATAGGTTGGATTACGGGTCACTCTTACTTAATTTACGGACCACTTTCCAATGGTGCAAAAACACTTTTGTTTGAAGGTGTTCCCAATTATCCAACGACAACTCGTATGAGCGAAATCGTCGATAAGCATCAAGTCAATATTCTTTATACCGCACCAACAGCGATTCGAGCACTGATGGCAAAAGGATATGAAGCCGTTGCTGGTACTTCTCGCTCAAGCCTCCGGATCATGGGTTCTGTCGGTGAGCCAATCAACCCAGAAGCGTGGAGGTGGTATTATAAGGTTATTGGCAACGAAAAATCTCCTATCGTTGATACTTGGTGGCAAACTGAAACAGGTGGTATTTTAATCGCACCGTTACCCGGCGCAACTGATCTAAAGCCTGGTTCAGCAACCCGACCATTTTTTGGTGTGCGACCAGCACTTGTTGATAGCGAAGGTAACCTCATACAAGGGAGTCCAGCGGAAGGTAAGCTCGTTATTTTAGATTCTTGGCCTGGTCAGATCCGCACGGTTTATGGAGACCATAAGCGTTTTGAACAAACGTACTTCTCGGCATTTCAAGGTATGTATTTTACTGGTGATGGCGCTCGTCGTGACAAAGACGGTTATTACTGGATAACAGGTCGTGTTGATGATGTATTGAACGTATCGGGCCACCGTATGGGGACGGCTGAGATTGAGTCGGCTCTGGTTGCACATCATAAGGTTGCAGAGGCTGCAGTCGTGGGGATTCCTCATTCTCTCAAAGGTCAGGCCGTTTACGCTTACGTAATACTAAATGATAATGAGGCTTCCTCAACAGAACTGAAGAAAGAATTAAAAAACTGGGTGCGTAAAGAGATTGGTCCTATCGCAACACCCGAAGTGGTTCACTGGACTGATTCTCTACCAAAAACGCGGTCTGGAAAGATCATGCGTCGAATTTTACGAGAGATCGCGACGGGAGATACTAGCAATTTGGGTGATATTACAACGTTAGCTGATCCAAGCGTTGTAGGTAAACTTACTGCAAAAAGTTAA
- a CDS encoding YdiY family protein, translated as MKIKISTFCIALIMIHCNAMAAEINTNILKSQVVYIDKSDDWLKLKSGEVIKGELDGTIKKDSNSYSQEIVFDSDDLGDLDIELKDILVLETARLFTIRTLNGKTYVGYLSIRDNKLYLRNGSNEKLFPVTEVVSIYLGTEKDSEHWDAKVTFGLDINSGNSDEYSFRGDVKSERNTVDSRIKLNASHISSEYNDEKTSNNTKVGGSYDLYINNRMFLRPLDLFVQSDEFQNLDYQVNAAIQLGYFFVANSEMEWDMSLGPGYQYSRYSTVEAGESLSASSSTFNLESNLKHEVTRDIDFVHLYKLNWASEKAGGTRQTNEFGFDIDLLGDFELSLDAIWEHVSKPKVNADNVLPEKDDYKLYVGLTYEL; from the coding sequence ATGAAAATTAAAATATCTACTTTTTGTATTGCGTTAATTATGATTCATTGTAATGCCATGGCCGCTGAAATTAATACAAATATTCTCAAGAGCCAGGTAGTCTATATAGATAAAAGCGATGATTGGTTAAAACTGAAATCAGGGGAAGTCATAAAAGGTGAGTTAGATGGTACTATTAAAAAAGATTCAAATTCTTATAGTCAAGAGATAGTTTTTGATAGTGATGACTTAGGTGACTTGGACATTGAACTTAAAGATATTTTAGTTCTTGAAACAGCTAGACTATTTACGATTAGAACACTTAATGGAAAGACTTATGTCGGCTATTTATCCATTCGTGACAATAAATTATACTTACGGAATGGTTCTAATGAAAAGTTATTCCCGGTTACAGAGGTTGTGTCTATCTATCTCGGTACTGAGAAAGACTCTGAACATTGGGATGCTAAAGTGACGTTTGGATTAGACATTAATAGTGGTAATAGTGATGAGTATTCTTTTCGGGGAGATGTTAAATCAGAACGAAATACAGTTGATTCGCGAATCAAGCTTAATGCTAGTCATATATCTTCCGAATATAATGATGAAAAAACATCAAATAATACAAAAGTTGGTGGCTCCTATGATCTATATATTAATAATAGAATGTTTCTTAGACCGCTAGATTTGTTTGTACAGAGTGATGAATTTCAAAATTTGGATTATCAGGTTAATGCTGCGATACAGCTTGGTTACTTCTTCGTCGCCAATTCGGAAATGGAATGGGATATGTCGCTTGGCCCTGGTTATCAGTATAGCCGATATTCCACGGTAGAGGCAGGTGAGTCTCTAAGCGCTAGCAGTAGCACCTTTAACCTTGAGTCAAACCTGAAGCATGAAGTAACAAGAGATATCGATTTTGTTCATCTCTATAAACTTAATTGGGCGAGTGAAAAAGCGGGTGGTACTCGCCAGACTAATGAATTTGGTTTTGATATTGACCTGCTGGGAGATTTTGAGTTGAGTTTGGATGCAATATGGGAACATGTATCTAAACCCAAAGTGAACGCAGACAATGTTTTACCTGAGAAAGACGATTATAAACTTTATGTAGGTTTAACTTATGAGCTCTAA
- a CDS encoding DUF3299 domain-containing protein codes for MCRKLFLTVVLSVFSLSAFSSEVSYTYWEELRPNIETIEDPFAHLNVNQLDDLAYVAKYLQVSNTPEQSPSAELKKEYAVSKARLEQAGIDIHKLLDLREQITDQRKIMATQANPSILNATHRVPGYITPIDFDGLKVTKFLFVPTAGACIHTPPPPANQMILVDYPQGIEVDSLSTPMWIEGKITTKNSTLDISYVDGESEVSTIYSMDASKVDFY; via the coding sequence ATGTGTCGCAAACTTTTCTTAACCGTCGTTTTATCTGTCTTTTCTCTTTCAGCTTTTTCTAGCGAAGTGTCGTATACCTATTGGGAAGAACTTCGCCCGAATATAGAAACGATCGAAGATCCTTTTGCGCACCTTAATGTAAATCAATTAGACGATTTAGCCTACGTGGCTAAATACCTTCAAGTTAGCAATACACCAGAACAGTCTCCTTCAGCAGAGCTAAAAAAAGAGTATGCAGTATCTAAGGCTCGACTAGAACAAGCAGGTATTGATATCCATAAATTGCTCGATCTGCGTGAGCAAATCACTGATCAACGAAAAATTATGGCAACGCAAGCAAACCCAAGCATCCTTAACGCAACTCATCGAGTTCCAGGCTACATTACGCCGATCGATTTCGATGGTTTAAAGGTCACTAAGTTTTTGTTTGTCCCAACAGCAGGGGCATGTATCCATACCCCTCCACCACCAGCGAATCAAATGATTTTGGTTGACTACCCACAAGGAATTGAAGTTGACTCTCTATCAACTCCGATGTGGATTGAAGGAAAGATCACAACCAAAAATTCCACTTTAGATATTAGCTATGTCGATGGTGAGTCCGAAGTCTCCACAATCTATTCTATGGACGCAAGTAAAGTCGATTTCTACTAA
- a CDS encoding DMT family transporter yields MNLAINRVNEFQTGTLAILFASILWGTTGTAASFAPDLSPLAIGAFSMGVGGLMQAGLAYRKILLVLDQLLQNKKLLAVSALALAVYPLTFYSSMKLSGVAIGTVVSIATAPFFSALLECLISKNNNINKRWLTSFAIGVVGIGLLVFSESSSTNESGDDLKLLGIALGLLAGLCYAIYSWATKALIDKGIKSQAAMGSIFGLGAMLLLPTLWFTGENLFSSQINVLVISYLTLIPQCLGYIAFSFGLRHVTASSANLLTLFEPVVAAVLAVCVVGELIPFIGWLGMFLIVLCLLIQSKPSKGTL; encoded by the coding sequence ATGAATCTTGCCATCAATCGCGTTAACGAATTCCAAACGGGCACTTTAGCCATCTTGTTTGCTTCCATTTTATGGGGCACGACAGGCACCGCCGCAAGTTTTGCGCCTGATCTAAGCCCATTAGCGATTGGTGCTTTCTCTATGGGTGTCGGCGGCCTAATGCAAGCGGGCTTAGCGTATCGAAAAATCCTATTAGTCCTTGATCAACTTTTGCAGAATAAGAAGCTGTTGGCAGTGAGCGCTTTGGCTTTGGCGGTCTATCCTTTAACTTTCTATTCTTCAATGAAATTATCAGGCGTGGCGATTGGTACCGTGGTTTCGATTGCAACCGCACCTTTCTTTTCAGCACTGTTAGAGTGTCTGATTAGCAAAAATAACAACATCAACAAACGTTGGCTCACTAGCTTTGCGATTGGTGTCGTGGGTATTGGGTTGTTGGTGTTTTCAGAATCTTCATCGACGAATGAATCCGGTGATGATCTAAAGCTGTTAGGTATTGCTTTGGGGTTGCTCGCTGGGTTGTGTTATGCCATTTATTCTTGGGCGACCAAAGCACTGATCGACAAAGGGATTAAGTCACAAGCGGCAATGGGCAGTATTTTTGGCCTTGGTGCGATGCTGTTGCTGCCAACGCTCTGGTTTACTGGTGAGAACCTGTTTTCCTCGCAGATTAACGTATTAGTCATCAGTTATCTGACGTTAATCCCACAATGCTTGGGCTATATCGCGTTCAGTTTTGGTTTACGCCACGTGACCGCGAGTAGCGCCAATCTGCTGACTCTGTTTGAACCAGTAGTCGCAGCGGTGCTTGCCGTCTGCGTTGTCGGTGAGCTGATTCCTTTTATAGGTTGGCTAGGTATGTTTCTGATTGTGCTGTGCTTGTTGATACAGTCGAAGCCATCTAAAGGCACGTTATAA
- a CDS encoding acetoacetate decarboxylase has protein sequence MTHNTSFPFGMPVQQGNPAYTVAPNRFVNREYFIITYETEPEALERVLPPGLEAPHAIVKYEFMRMPDSSGFGCFQESGQVIPITFEGKPGSYVHSMFLDCHPPIAAGREIWGFPKKLGSPNLEVDGDTLLGTLDYGKIRIAMGTMGFKYQELDKARVQEELGGPNFLVKSIPDVNGSPAICQLVRYYMTDINVKWAYMGPGALELHAHAMAPVNALPVKRVISASHFVADLTLPYGEVVIDYLENAVL, from the coding sequence ATGACACACAACACTTCATTTCCCTTTGGAATGCCGGTCCAACAAGGTAATCCTGCCTATACAGTAGCGCCTAATCGTTTTGTTAATCGTGAGTATTTTATCATCACTTACGAAACGGAACCTGAAGCATTAGAGCGTGTTTTGCCACCCGGACTTGAAGCCCCTCATGCAATAGTAAAGTATGAGTTTATGCGTATGCCTGACTCGTCAGGTTTTGGCTGCTTTCAAGAGTCTGGCCAAGTGATTCCAATAACATTTGAAGGGAAGCCCGGGTCATATGTTCATTCTATGTTTCTTGATTGTCACCCTCCGATTGCTGCAGGGCGTGAAATTTGGGGATTTCCTAAAAAGTTGGGTTCTCCAAATTTAGAGGTGGACGGAGACACGCTATTAGGAACTTTAGATTATGGGAAAATTCGTATCGCTATGGGAACTATGGGTTTCAAATACCAAGAGCTTGATAAAGCACGGGTGCAGGAAGAGCTTGGAGGGCCCAATTTTCTTGTGAAATCTATCCCTGACGTCAATGGAAGTCCCGCCATTTGTCAACTTGTTCGTTATTACATGACGGATATCAACGTTAAATGGGCATATATGGGGCCGGGAGCACTTGAGCTTCATGCCCACGCAATGGCACCCGTTAACGCTCTACCTGTAAAGCGTGTTATTTCTGCCAGCCACTTTGTCGCCGATTTGACACTACCCTATGGCGAAGTTGTCATTGATTACCTCGAAAATGCAGTTTTGTAA
- a CDS encoding DUF4382 domain-containing protein, translating to MKYLKETALASLVLAGLVGCGGDSGSSSSTTPITLSVSDAPIDDVKDVTVTFSKVALLPQGGGSPLIYDVYKTDENGDYVDENGDPLPDGEDPIPLSVNLLDYQGSDALPLIENEVIPVGSYKLCVFANDGDHPTDPSYVVENDDTNRELTVKGEGACPQGVGKEDNAGVLYFNNSFNVNQQSNDFVVEFDLRRGLKNSSTFPDYTIQRTSVSLINTAETGNIEGTVATTTFGACNPTNDNTFVQSVYLYEGDIAKANMAPIGGSDEVKPITSASVAMNEAQTNYEFSLGFIDPGTYSLGYTCTAQYDSDEDNADPVADGFEIYDVQNSVQVVVGQDNQVSF from the coding sequence ATGAAATATTTAAAGGAAACGGCTTTAGCGAGCCTTGTGTTGGCAGGGCTTGTTGGTTGTGGCGGAGACTCAGGATCATCAAGCAGTACGACACCCATTACTTTGAGCGTGAGTGATGCGCCCATTGATGATGTTAAAGACGTCACCGTGACATTCAGCAAGGTCGCTTTACTTCCTCAAGGGGGAGGTTCGCCACTGATATATGATGTGTATAAAACGGACGAAAACGGCGACTACGTTGATGAAAATGGCGATCCATTGCCAGATGGTGAGGACCCTATTCCATTAAGTGTGAATTTATTGGATTACCAAGGCAGCGATGCGCTCCCTTTGATTGAAAATGAGGTCATTCCGGTAGGCAGCTATAAGTTGTGTGTGTTTGCGAATGATGGCGATCACCCAACAGATCCATCTTACGTGGTAGAAAATGATGATACGAATCGTGAGTTAACGGTTAAAGGTGAAGGCGCGTGCCCGCAAGGCGTGGGTAAAGAAGATAATGCTGGCGTACTTTACTTTAATAACTCATTTAATGTGAATCAACAAAGTAACGATTTTGTTGTCGAGTTCGATCTTCGACGTGGCCTAAAGAACAGTTCGACATTCCCTGATTACACCATTCAAAGAACGTCTGTAAGCCTTATTAATACGGCTGAGACAGGAAACATTGAAGGTACTGTAGCGACAACAACTTTTGGAGCTTGTAACCCTACAAATGACAATACCTTCGTCCAATCGGTTTATTTGTATGAAGGTGACATCGCTAAAGCTAACATGGCTCCGATTGGCGGCAGTGATGAAGTGAAACCGATCACTTCAGCGTCAGTGGCAATGAATGAAGCACAGACTAACTATGAGTTCTCTCTGGGCTTCATTGATCCAGGTACTTACTCATTGGGTTATACCTGTACTGCGCAGTACGACAGTGATGAAGACAATGCTGATCCGGTTGCTGATGGTTTTGAAATCTATGATGTTCAAAATAGTGTTCAGGTAGTGGTTGGTCAGGATAACCAAGTATCGTTTTAA
- a CDS encoding ElyC/SanA/YdcF family protein yields the protein MKKNIIALALGGMLAFGATPYSFAANDGAVQASADYAQLVTKRQVVDQLLLDALQAFKSPARISHAGFTAKMPSNMEIVTNRLLEAYQLEPYRTDLLISAANAQIYNKNAERAIELFEQALTVAPDDVDLHAYLAVWQRFEGNESESNKHMEKLESLNKGKAEDIKRIFATVDRVLETPLKESADKGLLDDHGAIVTLGYALNPDGSMHQILIERLETTLAMAKANPGAVIVLTGGVPKNHKTEGKLMADWLIEKGVSKDRIIEENYATSTVGNALFSSYALARHDIKHATIISSASHVRRGQTLFEIASWQTGPQGITFDTVSYPDKPLADLKKTSDGELLGIYRDALRTYGMWSYRSYPLESR from the coding sequence ATGAAAAAGAACATTATCGCCCTCGCTCTTGGTGGCATGCTGGCTTTTGGCGCAACACCTTATTCTTTTGCTGCTAACGATGGCGCAGTACAAGCTTCTGCGGATTACGCGCAGTTGGTGACTAAGCGACAAGTTGTCGACCAACTACTTCTTGATGCGTTGCAGGCGTTTAAGTCTCCGGCAAGAATATCTCACGCGGGCTTCACGGCTAAAATGCCAAGCAACATGGAAATTGTGACTAACCGATTGTTAGAAGCGTACCAGCTAGAACCATACCGTACTGACTTGTTGATCTCGGCAGCGAACGCTCAGATATACAACAAGAATGCAGAGCGAGCTATTGAGCTGTTTGAGCAAGCGCTGACGGTTGCACCAGACGATGTTGACCTTCACGCTTACCTTGCGGTTTGGCAGCGATTTGAAGGCAATGAAAGTGAATCCAATAAGCATATGGAGAAACTGGAAAGCCTGAACAAAGGCAAAGCAGAAGACATCAAACGTATTTTTGCAACGGTCGACCGCGTGTTAGAAACTCCGTTGAAAGAGTCTGCGGACAAAGGTCTGCTCGATGATCATGGCGCGATCGTCACTTTGGGTTACGCGCTTAATCCAGACGGGTCAATGCATCAGATCTTGATTGAACGTCTTGAGACAACATTGGCGATGGCTAAAGCGAATCCAGGTGCGGTGATCGTGTTAACGGGTGGCGTGCCGAAGAACCATAAGACTGAAGGTAAGTTAATGGCAGATTGGCTTATCGAGAAAGGGGTAAGTAAAGATCGCATCATTGAAGAGAACTACGCGACCAGCACGGTAGGAAATGCCTTGTTCAGTAGCTATGCACTTGCTCGTCATGATATTAAACACGCGACCATTATCAGCTCGGCAAGCCATGTTCGACGTGGTCAAACTTTGTTTGAAATTGCTAGCTGGCAAACTGGTCCTCAGGGCATTACTTTCGATACGGTTTCTTACCCAGACAAGCCACTCGCAGATCTTAAGAAGACGAGTGATGGTGAGTTATTAGGTATCTACCGTGATGCTCTTAGAACATATGGGATGTGGAGCTACCGCTCTTACCCATTAGAGTCTCGCTAG
- a CDS encoding glutathione S-transferase family protein, producing MLKFYFHQTPNPMKIALFLEETGLDFELVPVDTLKGEQHTPEYRLINPNGKTPAIEDDGQRVFDSNAILLYLSEKTGKLGGQPEDRAELLSWMMFIASGLGPYSGQSVHFRHAAPAGLDYAVNRYLREAQRHYEVLEKHMEDREFIVGNEYTIVDVAAWGWIDKAPVVLGEEGLEPYPNLKRWFNTINTRPAALRARETGKDVEFKTERDEEAKRALFPSNFPINE from the coding sequence ATGCTTAAGTTCTATTTTCACCAAACACCAAACCCAATGAAGATCGCTCTGTTTCTCGAAGAGACAGGCCTAGATTTTGAACTCGTTCCTGTCGATACCTTAAAAGGTGAACAACACACGCCGGAATATCGCTTAATCAACCCGAACGGTAAAACACCTGCGATTGAAGACGATGGGCAACGTGTGTTCGATTCGAACGCCATCCTTCTATACCTATCAGAGAAGACGGGCAAGCTAGGTGGGCAACCTGAAGACAGAGCTGAACTGTTATCTTGGATGATGTTTATTGCGAGTGGTCTTGGTCCTTATTCTGGTCAATCGGTACACTTCCGCCATGCTGCGCCAGCAGGCCTAGACTACGCTGTGAACCGTTACCTACGTGAAGCACAACGTCACTACGAAGTGTTAGAAAAGCATATGGAAGATCGTGAATTTATCGTCGGAAATGAGTACACCATTGTTGATGTGGCTGCATGGGGTTGGATTGATAAAGCGCCAGTCGTACTTGGTGAAGAAGGCCTAGAGCCTTACCCGAATTTAAAGCGTTGGTTTAATACAATCAACACTCGCCCTGCCGCACTGCGCGCCCGCGAAACCGGCAAAGATGTTGAATTTAAAACTGAACGTGATGAAGAAGCGAAACGTGCGCTGTTCCCGTCTAACTTTCCAATCAACGAATAA